A DNA window from Solanum lycopersicum chromosome 3, SLM_r2.1 contains the following coding sequences:
- the LOC101251064 gene encoding uncharacterized protein At3g27210 yields MGSCVSVHKDPQFRLVFGSKTAHHTPSPLQQKPTHRSSTPFPDFGSKEETFFDSQAWLDSDCDDDFLSVNGDFTPSRGSTPVHPSLAGNLKGNRDSPASFRQSPPQEKKKRLSELFSESLRSELNEQNVTSTKKETAVTDDRVPPRSTPGTPYASVCNSERTPNGELKCDVKSSKPAQCCLPRLLSSRSFSERRKRMSPARTVG; encoded by the exons atgGGTTCATGTGTTTCAGTGCACAAAGACCCTCAATTTCGTCTTGTTTTTGGGTCCAAAACTGCTCATCATACTCCATCACCTCTACAACAAAAACCAACTCATCGATCTTCAACGCCCTTTCCTGATTTCG GTAGTAAGGAGGAGACCTTCTTTGATTCCCAGGCTTGGTTAGATTCtgattgtgatgatgacttccttagTGTAAATGGAG ATTTTACCCCTTCTCGTGGTAGTACTCCTGTCCATCCCAGCTTGGCTGGAAATTTAAAAGGTAACAGAGATTCCCCTGCTTCTTTTCGGCAATCACCGCCacaggaaaaaaagaagagattgTCTGAACTTTTCAGTGAAAGCTTGAGAAGTGAGCTCAATGAGCAAAACGTCACAAGTACAAAAAAGGAAACTGCAGTTACTGATGATCGAGTTCCACCAAGATCTACACCTGGGACACCTTATGCGTCTGTGTGTAACAGCGAAAGAACTCCCAATGGAGAGCTAAAATGTGATGTCAAATCATCGAAGCCAGCACAATGTTGTCTTCCAAGGTTACTCTCAAGTCGTAGCTTTAGTGAGAGGAGGAAAAGAATGAGCCCAGCACGTACTGTTGGCTGA
- the LOC101251751 gene encoding nucleoside/nucleotide kinase superfamily protein, translating to MALLSRIRAAAKPLIRTESLRSYGSAAAQLVDYDYDDYEYEEFQNRSCVMEESEGSVPRRGVQWVIMGDPMAQRHVYAQWLSKLLGVPHISMGSLVRQELHPRSSLYKQIADAVNQGKLVPEEVIFGLLSKRLEEGYCSGESGFILDGIPRSKIQAEILDKTVDIDLVLNLKRAEDLVSKKDKSTGLYPPLEFLRMGASGISTSRQPEGGHFRPSSIMEDVSRKNLHVHAEQVNPLEEYYRKQRKLLDFQVAGGPGETWQGLLAALHLQHRNAVGSTQLTAGC from the exons ATGGCATTGCTCAGCCGTATCAGAGCGGCGGCGAAGCCACTTATTCGGACTGAATCTCTACGGTCTTACGGATCAGCTGCAGCTCAGCTAGTAGACTACGATTACGATGATTACGAATATGAAGAGTTTCAGAACCGGAGCTGCGTAATGGAGGAATCTGAGGGATCGGTTCCTCGAAGGGGAGTGCAGTGGGTGATTATGGGTGATCCTATGGCACAGAGACACGTGTATGCCCAGTGGCTCTCGAAGCTTCTAGGTGTCCCTCATATTTCCATGGGTTCACTCGTTCGCCAAGAGCTCCACCCTCGTTCTTCTCTCTACAAGCAG ATAGCAGATGCTGTCAACCAGGGAAAACTTGTCCCGGAAGAGGTTATATTTGGTTTATTGTCAAAGAGGCTAGAAGAAGGATATTGCAGTGGTGAAAGTGGATTCATCTTGGATGGGATTCCTCGATCAAAGATTCAAGCT GAGATCCTGGACAAAACTGTGGACATAGATTTAGTTCTGAATCTTAAACGCGCAGAGGATTTGGTGTCAAAGAAAGATAAAAGCACTGGGCTTTATCCACCACTGGAATTCCTCCGCATGGGGGCTTCTGGAATTAGTACCAGTCGGCAGCCAGAGGGTGGTCATTTTAGGCCTTCAAGTATCATGGAAGATGTCTCGAGGAAGAACCTGCATGTGCATGCAGAGCAG GTCAACCCGCTAGAAGAATACTACAGGAAACAGAGAAAGCTCCTAGATTTTCAAGTGGCTGGAGGACCTGGAGAAACATGGCAAGGCCTTTTGGCTGCTTTGCATCTTCAGCACAGGAATGCAGTTGGTTCTACACAGTTGACCGCAGGATGCTGA
- the LOC101267486 gene encoding uncharacterized protein isoform X1, whose amino-acid sequence MVLGLKTRTRNSPSVQVEYLIHIKEIKPWPASQSLNTPRAVLIEWQYGDKLSGSTNQVVPSLGTGSGIGDGRIEFDESFRLPVTLLRETSFKSGDGDTYQKNCIEFHLYEPRRDKTVKGQHLGTATIDLADYGVIRESLSICPPINCKRTYRNSAQPLLFLKIQLVERCRMRPSLRDSLKREASMDRNGSLSRLLSEEYAEEAEFASYTDDDVSSHLSLPVSSSTNGSNYGSPPQGEERFTGVKSSPGQDEYENVLDDKRRLKNMEKKQGTKSPSRLQGSLSHTSTDLSFDLAWISKKIGASSSTQYATSNVSSITGDTQNDCMLIKQDKQAQCVEQIVASDESGGEISCRRSSEEGFFDAHPAEKACPVLHITDESSNFVNTVSNFSDNEIEENTSTPSLNGLCDDARDAATQNGNSEDHRENSQQCSPHNGGQHQENEHEKEILENKGRCKKDESVSCYPEEATLVPVLKETGAVSAYRDSSGAKSTTPQNEILKHVMSVRSSSESNRDGSVGSDQLLVQDTPKGVKGFSSNERKDQKVSPRDTTNILLESKIHKLEQRVKMLEEELRESAAIEVGLYSVVAEHGYSANKVHAPARRLSRFYLHAYKENSVLKRGNAAKSAISGIYLVAKACGNDVARLTFWLSNSVVLRATITKFHGQQQIPLSADSMPEKTVVKDKKKKFSPLKWESCSSNDVRNDICESLGNWEDPVTFIRALEKIEAWIFSRIIESIWWQTLIPYMQSGAATAICNDMGPEINKFSSTASSSGAEEHGNFSLELWKKALRHACERICPIRAGGHECGCLHFLSKLIMEQCVARLDVAIFNAILRVSSDEMPSDPISDPISDAEVLPIPAGKASFGAGAQLKIAIGNWSRWITELVGSGGANSVDDESRADNEDDGSEYDSSSESFNLLNALSDLMLLPKDMLLSRTIRKEVCPTFGPIIIRRVLNVFVPDEFCPDPIHEVVLEALNSEDPFDAEEDSVMSYPCTAAPVAYKPPSTASVDGLLGDVSHHSQLRRSKSSVLKKSYTSDDELDQLDLNFIISEGIATSPLVKSSRIAEGSGNGNAVRYQLLREVWMKSE is encoded by the exons ATGGTTTTGGGACTGAAAACTAGGACTAGGAATAGCCCGTCAGTTCAAGTCGAATATCTAATCCATATTAAGGAGATTAAACCTTGGCCAGCCTCACAGTCACTGAATACGCCTCGTGCTGTTCTAATCGAATGGCAATATGGTGATAAGCTCTCTGGATCTACTAATCAAGTTGTGCCATCGTTGGGAACTGGTTCTGGTATTGGTGACGGAAGAATTGAATTCGATGAGTCTTTTAGACTTCCTGTGACACTGTTAAGGGAAACTTCCTTTAAAAGTGGAGATGGTGACACTTACCAAAAGAATTGCATTGAATTCCACTTATATGAACCCCGGCGTGATAAGACTGTGAAAGGTCAGCATTTAGGAACTGCTACAATTGACTTGGCAGACTATGGTGTTATTAGAGAAAGTTTGAGCATATGTCCCCCCATTAACTGCAAGCGAACTTACAGGAACTCAGCACAGCCCCTTCTTTTCCTGAAAATTCAGCTAGTTGAGAGGTGTCGTATGAGGCCATCCTTGAGGGACAGCTTGAAAAGAGAAGCATCGATGGACCGAAATGGATCTCTTTCTAGATTACTGAGTGAAGAATATGCAGAGGAAGCTGAGTTTGCTTCATATACTGATGATGATGTTTCTTCTCACTTATCATTGCCTGTTTCTTCTTCAACCAACGGCTCCAACTATGGCTCACCACCTCAAGGAGAG GAAAGATTTACGGGAGTAAAAAGTAGCCCGGGACAAGACGAATATGAAAATGTATTAGATGATAAGAGAAGGCTTAAGAATATGGAAAAAAAGCAAGGGACAAAATCTCCTTCAAGATTGCAAGGAAGTTTGTCTCACACCTCAACTGATTTGTCTTTTGATCTGGCGTGGATCTCAAAGAAAATTGGTGCTAGTAGTAGCACTCAGTATGCAACATCTAATGTGAGTAGTATAACCGGAGATACTCAGAATGACTGCATGTTGATCAAACAGGACAAACAAGCACAATGTGTAGAACAAATAGTGGCCAGTGATGAAAGTGGTGGTGAAATATCCTGTCGGCGGAGCTCTGAGGAGGGCTTTTTCGATGCTCATCCAGCTGAAAAAGCCTGTCCAGTTCTGCACATCACAGATGAGAGTAGTAACTTTGTGAACACGGTTAGTAATTTCTCCGACAATGAAATTGAAGAGAACACTTCAACTCCATCTCTTAATGGGCTGTGTGATGATGCAAGAGATGCAGCTACTCAAAATGGAAACAGTGAGGATCATCGGGAAAATAGTCAACAATGTAGTCCTCATAATGGAGGGCAACACCAGGAGAATGAGCATGAAAAAGAAATCTTGGAAAATAAAGGGCGATGCAAAAAGGATGAGTCAGTCAGTTGCTACCCCGAAGAGGCTACTCTAGTACCTGTCCTGAAGGAAACTGGTGCAGTTTCTGCTTACCGGGACAGTTCTGGAGCAAAGAGTACTACTCCCCAAAACGAGATATTAAAGCATGTGATGTCAGTCAGGTCATCATCAGAATCAAATAGGGATGGATCTGTCGGGAGTGATCAGCTTCTAGTGCAAGATACTCCAAAAGGTGTTAAAGGTTTTTCAAGCAATGAAAGAAAAGATCAAAAAGTGAGTCCTAGGGATACCACAAACATTCTTTTGGAAAGCAAAATCCATAAGCTGGAGCAAAGAGTAAAGATGCTTGAAGAAGAACTGAGAGAGTCTGCTGCTATTGAAGTTGGCCTTTATTCCGTTGTTGCAGAGCATGGATATTCCGCGAATAAGGTCCATGCTCCGGCTAGACGCCTGTCTAGGTTCTATCTACATGCCTATAAAGAAAATTCTGtattaaaaaggggaaatgCTGCTAAGAGTGCTATATCTGGAATATATTTGGTTGCAAAGGCATGTGGAAATGATGTTGCTAG GTTAACTTTCTGGCTATCAAATTCAGTGGTGCTGAGAGCAACTATAACCAAATTCCATGGGCAGCAACAGATACCTCTTTCTGCTGATAGTATGCCTGAAAAAACTGTTGTCAAggacaagaagaagaaattttctCCACTTAAGTGGGAGTCTTGCTCCAGCAATGATGTCAGAAATGACATTTGTGAGAGCTTAGGCAATTGGGAGGACCCTGTTACATTTATAAGAGCACTTGAGAAAATTGAGGCTTGGATATTCTCCCGCATCATTGAATCTATTTGGTGGCAG acGCTCATTCCATATATGCAGTCTGGTGCTGCAACAGCAATCTGTAATGACATGGGTCCAGAGATAAACAAATTTAGCAGTACGGCGTCTAGTTCAGGTGCTGAAGAGCATGGAAACTTTTCGTTGGAGCTTTGGAAGAAAGCCTTGAGACATGCCTGTGAAAGGATTTGCCCTATTCGAGCCGGAGGACATGAATGTGGTTGTTTGCATTTTCTCTCTAAATTG ATAATGGAACAATGTGTGGCTAGATTGGACGTAGCTATATTCAATGCTATCCTTCGAGTGTCTTCTGATGAGATGCCTTCGGATCCTATATCAGACCCCATTAGTGATGCTGAGGTGCTTCCCATTCCAGCTGGAAAAGCTAGCTTTGGGGCAGGTGCACAACTGAAAATTGCG ATAGGGAATTGGTCCAGATGGATCACTGAACTTGTTGGCAGCGGTGGTGCCAATTCAGTAGACGATGAAAGTAGAGCAGATAATGAAGATGATGGGAGTGAATACGATTCCTCTTCCGAGTCTTTCAATCTCCTTAACGCACTGAGTGATCTTATGCTGCTTCCAAAGGATATGTTGTTAAGTAGGACAATAAGGAAAGAG GTCTGTCCCACATTTGGTCCGATCATAATCAGAAGGGTTCTTAATGTTTTTGTCCCGGATGAGTTTTGCCCTGATCCAATACATGAAGTTGTACTTGAAGCTCTTAACTCCGAG GATCCTTTTGATGCCGAAGAAGATTCTGTCATGAGCTACCCATGCACAGCAGCTCCTGTAGCTTATAAGCCACCTTCAACAGCTTCAGTTGATGGTCTATTAGGTGATGTTAGTCACCATTCTCAGCTGAGACGAAGCAAATCTTCAGTGCTCAAGAAGTCATACACAAGCGATGATGAACTGGACCAACTAGATTTGAACTTTATCATTTCTGAGGGCATTGCAACTTCACCTCTTGTAAAATCCAGTAGGATAGCAGAAGGTAGCGGAAATGGAAATGCTGTTAGGTATCAACTCCTTCGGGAAGTTTGGATGAAGagtgaataa
- the LOC101250773 gene encoding triacylglycerol lipase 2, protein MAMSILSCLRIFTLVMFVLEPNRVLSSRHFGFISYGDNGAGMCASTVAPHGYKCQEFEVKTDDGYILSVQRIPQGRVGGGGQIRQPVLLQHGVLVDGATWLLSPPEESVAMMLADNGFDVWISNTRGTRYSRRHVTLDARDSEYWNWSWDELIVHDLPSVIDFIFKQTGQKIHYVGHSMGTLIALASFSEGREIDKVKSAALLSPIAYLSHMTTALGEVAARAFVGEITTIFGLAEFNPKGGPVNKLLKFFCAQPGVNCYDLMTAITGKNCCLNSSTVEIFLNDEPQSTSTKNLVHLAQTVRDGTLSKYDYGSNYNLAHYGETKPPKYDLGNIPRDLPLFLSYGGQDALSDSKDVETLLDYLKFHDVDKLHVQYIKNYAHADFVMATNANNLVYNHIISFFRNYA, encoded by the exons ATGGCAATGTCAATCTTGTCATGTTTACGTATTTTCACATTAGTTATGTTCGTGCTTGAGCCTAATCGAGTATTAAGCTCAAGACACTTTGGTTTCATTAGTTATGGCGACAATGGAGCGGGTATGTGTGCCTCCACTGTCGCCCCTCATGGTTACAAATGCCAAGAATTTGag GTTAAAACTGATGATGGATACATACTAAGTGTACAAAGAATTCCTCAAGGCCGTGTAGGAGGTGGTGGGCAAATCAGGCAGCCAGTTTTGTTGCAGCATGGAGTTCTTGTG gatGGTGCAACGTGGTTGTTGAGTCCACCGGAAGAATCTGTGGCGATGATGTTAGCAGATAATGGTTTTGATGTTTGGATTTCGAATACCAGAGGAACCAGATATAGTCGTCGTCATGTCACCCTTGACGCTAGAGATTCG GAATACTGGAATTGGTCATGGGATGAATTGATTGTTCATGATTTACCATCTGTTATTGACTTTATCTTCAAACAAACTGGACAGAAAATACACTATGTTGGTCATTCAATG GGAACTTTGATAGCTTTGGCATCATTCTCAGAAGGAAGAGAAATAGACAAGGTTAAATCAGCAGCATTACTAAGTCCAATTGCTTATTTGAGCCATATGACCACTGCACTTGGTGAAGTTGCTGCTAGAGCCTTTGTTGGTGAA ATCACCACAATATTTGGTCTTGCTGAGTTTAATCCAAAGGg TGGACCTGTAAACAAATTGCTCAAGTTCTTCTGTGCTCAGCCAGGGGTAAATTGCTATGACTTAATGACTGCAATTACTG GGAAGAATTGTTGTTTGAATTCCTCCACGGTCGAGATATTTTTGAATGACGAGCCTCAATCCACTTCAACTAAAAACTTGGTGCATTTGGCTCAGA ccgTTAGAGATGGTACACTTTCAAAATATGACTACGGGAGCAACTACAATTTGGCGCATTATGGTGAAACCAAACCTCCAAAGTACGATTTAGGCAACATTCCTCGTGATCTTCCACTATTTTTGAGCTACGGTGGGCAAGATGCACTGTCCGATAGCAAAGACGTTGAAACATTGCTTGACTATCTAAAGTTTCATGACGTAGACAAATTGCATGTTCAGTACATCAAGAATTATGCTCATGCGGACTTCGTCATGGCAACCAACGCCAACAATCTTGTTTATAACcacattatttctttttttagaaaCTATGCCTAG
- the LOC101267202 gene encoding putative calcium-binding protein CML19: MEGYKRLFEHIDENGDGKISVLELQQCVDLIIGKDVLLFEEAEAAIVAHDSDNDGLLDFDDFMRLVEDGGTKEEKERELKEAFRMYEMEGCGCITPESLKRMLHRLGEKKSVDECRGMIGRYDINGDGLLNFEEFVIMMCC, translated from the coding sequence ATGGAAGGATACAAGCGACTTTTTGAGCATATAGATGAGAATGGAGATGGGAAAATATCAGTATTGGAGTTGCAACAATGTGTGGATTTGATCATAGGCAAAGACGTATTGTTGTTTGAGGAGGCAGAGGCAGCCATTGTGGCCCATGACTCGGATAACGATGGGTTATtagattttgatgattttatgagATTAGTAGAAGATGGAGGGACGAAAGAAGAGAAAGAGCGCGAGTTAAAGGAGGCGTTTAGGATGTATGAGATGGAAGGATGTGGATGCATAACGCCAGAGAGTTTAAAGAGAATGCTTCATAGGTTAGGGGAGAAGAAGAGTGTTGATGAGTGCAGAGGAATGATAGGTAGATATGATATCAATGGTGATGGTTTGCTCAATTTTGAAGAGTTTGTTATTATGATGTGTTGCTAG
- the LOC101267486 gene encoding uncharacterized protein isoform X2 has protein sequence MRPSLRDSLKREASMDRNGSLSRLLSEEYAEEAEFASYTDDDVSSHLSLPVSSSTNGSNYGSPPQGEERFTGVKSSPGQDEYENVLDDKRRLKNMEKKQGTKSPSRLQGSLSHTSTDLSFDLAWISKKIGASSSTQYATSNVSSITGDTQNDCMLIKQDKQAQCVEQIVASDESGGEISCRRSSEEGFFDAHPAEKACPVLHITDESSNFVNTVSNFSDNEIEENTSTPSLNGLCDDARDAATQNGNSEDHRENSQQCSPHNGGQHQENEHEKEILENKGRCKKDESVSCYPEEATLVPVLKETGAVSAYRDSSGAKSTTPQNEILKHVMSVRSSSESNRDGSVGSDQLLVQDTPKGVKGFSSNERKDQKVSPRDTTNILLESKIHKLEQRVKMLEEELRESAAIEVGLYSVVAEHGYSANKVHAPARRLSRFYLHAYKENSVLKRGNAAKSAISGIYLVAKACGNDVARLTFWLSNSVVLRATITKFHGQQQIPLSADSMPEKTVVKDKKKKFSPLKWESCSSNDVRNDICESLGNWEDPVTFIRALEKIEAWIFSRIIESIWWQTLIPYMQSGAATAICNDMGPEINKFSSTASSSGAEEHGNFSLELWKKALRHACERICPIRAGGHECGCLHFLSKLIMEQCVARLDVAIFNAILRVSSDEMPSDPISDPISDAEVLPIPAGKASFGAGAQLKIAIGNWSRWITELVGSGGANSVDDESRADNEDDGSEYDSSSESFNLLNALSDLMLLPKDMLLSRTIRKEVCPTFGPIIIRRVLNVFVPDEFCPDPIHEVVLEALNSEDPFDAEEDSVMSYPCTAAPVAYKPPSTASVDGLLGDVSHHSQLRRSKSSVLKKSYTSDDELDQLDLNFIISEGIATSPLVKSSRIAEGSGNGNAVRYQLLREVWMKSE, from the exons ATGAGGCCATCCTTGAGGGACAGCTTGAAAAGAGAAGCATCGATGGACCGAAATGGATCTCTTTCTAGATTACTGAGTGAAGAATATGCAGAGGAAGCTGAGTTTGCTTCATATACTGATGATGATGTTTCTTCTCACTTATCATTGCCTGTTTCTTCTTCAACCAACGGCTCCAACTATGGCTCACCACCTCAAGGAGAG GAAAGATTTACGGGAGTAAAAAGTAGCCCGGGACAAGACGAATATGAAAATGTATTAGATGATAAGAGAAGGCTTAAGAATATGGAAAAAAAGCAAGGGACAAAATCTCCTTCAAGATTGCAAGGAAGTTTGTCTCACACCTCAACTGATTTGTCTTTTGATCTGGCGTGGATCTCAAAGAAAATTGGTGCTAGTAGTAGCACTCAGTATGCAACATCTAATGTGAGTAGTATAACCGGAGATACTCAGAATGACTGCATGTTGATCAAACAGGACAAACAAGCACAATGTGTAGAACAAATAGTGGCCAGTGATGAAAGTGGTGGTGAAATATCCTGTCGGCGGAGCTCTGAGGAGGGCTTTTTCGATGCTCATCCAGCTGAAAAAGCCTGTCCAGTTCTGCACATCACAGATGAGAGTAGTAACTTTGTGAACACGGTTAGTAATTTCTCCGACAATGAAATTGAAGAGAACACTTCAACTCCATCTCTTAATGGGCTGTGTGATGATGCAAGAGATGCAGCTACTCAAAATGGAAACAGTGAGGATCATCGGGAAAATAGTCAACAATGTAGTCCTCATAATGGAGGGCAACACCAGGAGAATGAGCATGAAAAAGAAATCTTGGAAAATAAAGGGCGATGCAAAAAGGATGAGTCAGTCAGTTGCTACCCCGAAGAGGCTACTCTAGTACCTGTCCTGAAGGAAACTGGTGCAGTTTCTGCTTACCGGGACAGTTCTGGAGCAAAGAGTACTACTCCCCAAAACGAGATATTAAAGCATGTGATGTCAGTCAGGTCATCATCAGAATCAAATAGGGATGGATCTGTCGGGAGTGATCAGCTTCTAGTGCAAGATACTCCAAAAGGTGTTAAAGGTTTTTCAAGCAATGAAAGAAAAGATCAAAAAGTGAGTCCTAGGGATACCACAAACATTCTTTTGGAAAGCAAAATCCATAAGCTGGAGCAAAGAGTAAAGATGCTTGAAGAAGAACTGAGAGAGTCTGCTGCTATTGAAGTTGGCCTTTATTCCGTTGTTGCAGAGCATGGATATTCCGCGAATAAGGTCCATGCTCCGGCTAGACGCCTGTCTAGGTTCTATCTACATGCCTATAAAGAAAATTCTGtattaaaaaggggaaatgCTGCTAAGAGTGCTATATCTGGAATATATTTGGTTGCAAAGGCATGTGGAAATGATGTTGCTAG GTTAACTTTCTGGCTATCAAATTCAGTGGTGCTGAGAGCAACTATAACCAAATTCCATGGGCAGCAACAGATACCTCTTTCTGCTGATAGTATGCCTGAAAAAACTGTTGTCAAggacaagaagaagaaattttctCCACTTAAGTGGGAGTCTTGCTCCAGCAATGATGTCAGAAATGACATTTGTGAGAGCTTAGGCAATTGGGAGGACCCTGTTACATTTATAAGAGCACTTGAGAAAATTGAGGCTTGGATATTCTCCCGCATCATTGAATCTATTTGGTGGCAG acGCTCATTCCATATATGCAGTCTGGTGCTGCAACAGCAATCTGTAATGACATGGGTCCAGAGATAAACAAATTTAGCAGTACGGCGTCTAGTTCAGGTGCTGAAGAGCATGGAAACTTTTCGTTGGAGCTTTGGAAGAAAGCCTTGAGACATGCCTGTGAAAGGATTTGCCCTATTCGAGCCGGAGGACATGAATGTGGTTGTTTGCATTTTCTCTCTAAATTG ATAATGGAACAATGTGTGGCTAGATTGGACGTAGCTATATTCAATGCTATCCTTCGAGTGTCTTCTGATGAGATGCCTTCGGATCCTATATCAGACCCCATTAGTGATGCTGAGGTGCTTCCCATTCCAGCTGGAAAAGCTAGCTTTGGGGCAGGTGCACAACTGAAAATTGCG ATAGGGAATTGGTCCAGATGGATCACTGAACTTGTTGGCAGCGGTGGTGCCAATTCAGTAGACGATGAAAGTAGAGCAGATAATGAAGATGATGGGAGTGAATACGATTCCTCTTCCGAGTCTTTCAATCTCCTTAACGCACTGAGTGATCTTATGCTGCTTCCAAAGGATATGTTGTTAAGTAGGACAATAAGGAAAGAG GTCTGTCCCACATTTGGTCCGATCATAATCAGAAGGGTTCTTAATGTTTTTGTCCCGGATGAGTTTTGCCCTGATCCAATACATGAAGTTGTACTTGAAGCTCTTAACTCCGAG GATCCTTTTGATGCCGAAGAAGATTCTGTCATGAGCTACCCATGCACAGCAGCTCCTGTAGCTTATAAGCCACCTTCAACAGCTTCAGTTGATGGTCTATTAGGTGATGTTAGTCACCATTCTCAGCTGAGACGAAGCAAATCTTCAGTGCTCAAGAAGTCATACACAAGCGATGATGAACTGGACCAACTAGATTTGAACTTTATCATTTCTGAGGGCATTGCAACTTCACCTCTTGTAAAATCCAGTAGGATAGCAGAAGGTAGCGGAAATGGAAATGCTGTTAGGTATCAACTCCTTCGGGAAGTTTGGATGAAGagtgaataa